From Candidatus Atelocyanobacterium thalassa isolate ALOHA, a single genomic window includes:
- the recG gene encoding ATP-dependent DNA helicase RecG has product MTSENSYWVRLDKALSIEIERGFINIQGEQYQFSEYLRLSFSQSLSDKTPNSKKQRWLQFAERYASYSNLTLPQRKQLIIETRQFLHKLRQDFEISVKRSDYRQPKTSTLINIESILSDELNLEQYLHALQGIGPRKIELLEKIGLETIRDLLFYYPRDYINYARQVTISNIKEGETVTIIGRVKRCNFFTSSKNKKLSILELVVQDHTGEIKLNRFFSGNRFTNKGWQEKQKRQYIRSTVIAVSGLVKQNRYGLTLDNLEIEVLDDFNSSIESWNIGRILPVYSLTEGIDNNLIRKIIISNLKSAKTILDPLPILLKSKYDLIDLKDALINIHFPTSLDFLERARRRLIFDEFFYLQLGFLKRRQERKVLKTINSFTPNRYLTHQFNKLLPFELTKSQRRVINEIIKDLDSLQSMNRLLQGDVGSGKTIVAIFAILTTLESGYQVALMAPTEVLAEQHYNKIVLYFNQLYLSVELLTGSTKKSKRNEIYRQLLTGELPLLVGTHALIQEPIKFKKLGLVIIDEQHRFGVEQRTRLLNKGKSPHVLSMTATPIPRTLALTLHGDLDISQIDELPPGRKAIETKVLIGNQKQKAYELINQEVIQGRQAYIVFPMIEESEKLDIKAAIEEHKKLSKEIFPSFSIGLLHGRLNALEKNKVLNDFRDNKYQIMVSTTVIEVGVDIPNATVMLIENAERFGLSQLHQLRGRVGRSSFSSYCFLITSTKTPNTLEKLNVLEQSQDGFFISEMDLKLRGPGTILGTRQSGLPDFALASLADNKEILELSKLIAEKIISSDIKLNSFPLLKRELQYRSMRL; this is encoded by the coding sequence ATGACTTCTGAAAATTCTTACTGGGTTCGTTTGGACAAAGCCTTATCGATTGAGATAGAAAGAGGATTTATTAATATACAAGGTGAGCAGTATCAATTTAGTGAATATTTACGCCTTAGCTTTAGTCAATCTCTATCCGATAAAACACCGAATAGTAAAAAACAACGCTGGTTACAATTTGCTGAACGATATGCAAGTTATAGTAATTTAACTCTACCTCAAAGAAAACAGTTAATTATTGAAACCCGTCAATTTTTACATAAGCTAAGACAAGATTTTGAGATATCTGTCAAACGTTCTGATTATAGGCAACCAAAAACAAGTACTTTAATCAACATAGAATCTATACTATCTGATGAACTTAATTTAGAACAATATTTACATGCTTTACAAGGCATAGGGCCTCGCAAAATAGAATTGTTAGAAAAAATAGGATTGGAAACAATTAGAGACCTATTATTTTATTATCCCAGAGACTATATTAACTATGCTCGCCAGGTAACAATTTCAAATATCAAGGAAGGAGAAACTGTCACTATAATAGGAAGAGTAAAGAGATGTAACTTTTTCACTAGTTCTAAAAACAAAAAGTTGAGTATTTTAGAATTAGTTGTGCAAGACCATACAGGAGAAATCAAACTAAATAGATTTTTTTCAGGTAATAGATTTACGAATAAAGGATGGCAAGAGAAACAAAAAAGACAGTATATCCGATCCACTGTCATAGCAGTATCTGGGTTAGTTAAACAAAATCGTTATGGTCTAACTTTAGATAATCTAGAGATAGAAGTTTTAGATGATTTTAATTCAAGTATTGAATCTTGGAATATAGGTCGTATTTTACCTGTATATTCTTTAACAGAAGGAATCGATAATAATTTAATTCGCAAAATAATTATTTCTAACTTAAAATCTGCAAAGACAATCTTAGATCCTTTACCAATATTACTTAAGAGTAAATATGATTTAATAGACTTGAAAGATGCTTTGATTAATATTCATTTTCCGACAAGTCTCGATTTTTTAGAACGTGCTAGAAGACGTTTAATATTTGATGAATTTTTTTATTTACAGTTAGGATTTTTAAAACGTCGACAAGAAAGGAAAGTATTAAAAACTATTAATTCTTTTACACCTAATAGATACTTGACTCACCAATTTAATAAACTGTTACCTTTTGAATTAACAAAATCTCAAAGAAGGGTTATTAATGAAATAATTAAAGACTTAGATTCATTACAATCCATGAATCGTCTTTTACAGGGAGATGTCGGTTCAGGAAAAACTATTGTTGCAATTTTTGCTATATTAACTACCTTAGAATCTGGATATCAGGTTGCTTTGATGGCCCCAACAGAAGTTTTGGCAGAACAGCATTATAACAAGATAGTATTGTATTTTAATCAGTTATATTTATCTGTTGAACTATTAACAGGATCTACAAAAAAATCTAAGAGAAATGAAATCTACCGTCAATTATTAACAGGTGAATTACCATTACTAGTAGGAACCCACGCATTAATACAAGAACCGATAAAATTTAAAAAGCTAGGACTTGTTATTATTGATGAGCAACACAGGTTTGGTGTAGAACAACGAACTAGACTTTTAAACAAAGGTAAATCTCCTCATGTTTTAAGCATGACAGCAACTCCTATACCACGTACTTTAGCATTAACTCTGCATGGAGATTTAGATATAAGTCAAATTGATGAATTACCCCCTGGAAGAAAAGCTATAGAAACTAAAGTCTTAATAGGAAATCAAAAACAAAAAGCTTACGAACTAATAAACCAAGAAGTAATACAAGGGAGACAAGCTTATATAGTTTTCCCTATGATTGAAGAATCTGAAAAACTAGATATAAAAGCAGCTATAGAAGAACATAAAAAACTTTCAAAGGAAATTTTTCCTAGTTTTAGTATTGGTTTATTGCATGGACGATTAAATGCTCTGGAGAAAAATAAAGTTTTAAATGATTTTCGTGATAATAAATATCAAATTATGGTTTCAACAACTGTTATAGAGGTTGGAGTTGACATACCTAATGCAACAGTAATGTTAATTGAAAATGCAGAGAGATTTGGTCTATCTCAGTTACATCAGTTAAGAGGAAGAGTTGGTAGAAGTAGTTTTAGTTCTTATTGTTTTTTAATTACTAGCACTAAAACTCCTAATACATTAGAAAAATTGAACGTGTTGGAACAGTCTCAAGATGGTTTTTTTATATCAGAAATGGATTTAAAACTTCGGGGGCCAGGGACTATCTTGGGAACTCGTCAATCAGGTTTACCAGATTT